The sequence GCGCCGCGTCATGGCCCAGCAACTGGTACGACGACAGGACCGCCAGCGCGAACTATCACAGCGAGGTCATGGTGCATCGCAAGGGCGAGTTTGTACTCCCCGTCGAAATCGAACTCAAATTCGAGGATGGTTCACATCTGCGCGAACACTGGGACGGCAAAGATCGCTGGACGCGATTCAGCTATGACAAGAAAGCCAAGTTAGTTTCCGCAGAGGTCGATCCCGATCACAAGGTGTGGCTCGACGTGGATTTCTTCAACAACGGCCGACTCGCCGACATGTCCACTGGGCGTGTGCGCCGCAAGCTCAGCAACTACTGGATGAGCTTCTGGCAGTTGATCGCGCAGGTTCTGGGGTGGATGGCATGAAAGCCAGTGGATGGCTCCTCGTCGATGGAGGAAGATGGCTCCTCGTCGATGGAGGAAAACGTCTTGCCACATCGAAGCGTCACTTGATTACTCTGTACGCCGCCAATCTCCTCTTGGGTTGGTCTACAACATTTGGATTGTCATCCCGAATCGGAGCTGTCACAGGCTCGAGTCTCTATTCCGAACGCCTCGCTCATGGATTCGATCTCGGAGTATTCCTCGAACTCATCAACAAGCCGGAAATAGCTCCATACTCCCAAGTCCCAGTTGCACTGGTTTTCGCTGGACTCTTCGTTGTGTTGCAGCTATTCCTTACTGGCGGAATCATTACCCAATTCCTGGCGGCGCAGCAGGTTGATCGACCTCGTTTTTATGCGGCCTGTGGCGAGAACTTCTGGAAGATGGTTCGCATTGCCCTCGTGTTTGTTTTGGTTGCGGGACTAGCTGGTGGCATTTTGCATGCTATCCGGACAGCTTTGGATGTTGCCACAGAGAACTCGGCCAATCGCCAAGCGGCCTTGGCGCTCCAAACCGGGATGCTATTGATTGAAGCTTTGGCTCTGCTCTGGGTGCGCATGTGGTTCGACCTTGCACAAACGCAGCTGGTTGCAAACGGCACGCCCGGCATCCGCTCGAGCATCGCTTATGGATTCAAGTCGGCGCGACGCGCGGCTCGACTCTACGGGAGTTATGTGTTGCTGGGGATCCTGACGTCACTCCTAGTTGCACTTGGCATTTACCTCTGGTGGGTAGCGGCTCCCGCATCTCAAGTGATCGTCAGTTTCCTTATTCTGCAGTCAACGCTTGGCTATCTCCTCGTTCTGCGGTGGTGGCAACGTGCTCTTACTGCCGCTTGGTATCAGCGGCATACTCCGCTCGCTGCTGCTATTGAGCTTGTGTCTCTTGAACCCCTGCCGCCGGAATCTGCGATTCCTGAGGTCCCTCTTTCACAGTAGCTCGCGTGGCGCTTTGCTAGACTCGACAGTTTGCTTTCTGGTCCAGACTCATCGATGGAGAACGACTCTGTGGAAATCCGTAAAGTAGGCGTCATCGGCGCGGGAACGATGGGCAACGGCATCGCTCACGTGCTTGCTCGGAGCGGTTATGACGTAGTCCTCTGCGAAATGGCGCAGCAATATTTGGATCGTGGCCTGGCTACGATCCGCAAGAACCTGGAGCGTGAAGTTGCGAAGAACAAGATCAGTGCTGAAGACAGCGCTGCGGCCGTTGCCCGCATTCGCGGAGTAGTGGACCGCACGGCTCTTTCAGAATGTGACTTTGTCATCGAAGCTGCGACTGAGAAGTTCGAAGTCAAATCGGAGATTTTTCGCGACATTGACCGCATCTGCCAGCCAGAGATCGTCCTTGCCAGCAACACTTCCTCGATATCGATCACGAAGATCGCCGCACTGACTCGGCGGCCCGACAAAGTGATCGGCATGCACTTCTTCAATCCTGTGCCAATCATGAAGCTGGTAGAGGTGATCCGCGGTCTTGCTACTTCGGATGAAGCCTATCAACTGACAAAGCAATTAGCGGAAAAGCTCGACAAGACGCCCGTAGAAGTAAACGACGCTCCCGGCTTTGTTTCGAACCGAGTGCTCATGCCACTGTTAAACGAGGCAATGTACTCCGTCATGGAGGGCGTTGCGACTCCACAGGCAGTCGACGAAGTATTCAAATTGGGAATGGCGCATCCGATGGGGCCACTTACTCTGGCGGACTTCATCGGGCTTGATGTGTGCCTCGATATCATGCGCGTTCTCCATGAAGGCTTGGGCGATCCGAAATACCGACCGTGTCCGCTGCTGGTGAAGATGGTCGATGCAGGTTGGTTGGGTAAGAAGAGTGGAAGAGGGTTCTATCGCTACTAGAGGGTCTTGGGCGCGCTGGTGCGCGTCCGGTCAAAAAACACTTGGATATTCCGGCCTCAATCCTAATCTGTCATCCTGAGGTCCGGTGTTGGCCGAAGGATCTCCCGGAGTGAATAAGGCTTACTTGCTGCATCCTGGCACTTTCACGAGGGTCTTCGCCAAACAGCCGCGACGCCGCATGGACGTCCGAATCATCACAGGAGATCCTTCGGCCAACGCCGGGCCTCAGGATGACAATTCCGAGATCTCAGGATGCAGGAAGAACGTGCTGCCACTCGAATAATTACTCGCGCATCCACAGGCTTTTCGACTATCCTTCGCTCCATGGTCCGTATGACGGTGCTGGCCTCGGGTTCGCGTGGCAACACCGCTGTCCTCTCCAGTTCGGGCACTAGCATCCTTATCGATGCTGGCATCTCCTGCCGCGAAACGCTTCGTCGCATGCATCGCGCGGGCGAGGATCCATCCAAGCTGTCGGCGATTGTGATCACGCACGAGCATCAGGACCACATCTCCGGTCTCGCGGTGCTGGCGCGGAGACTGAAGATTCCTGTTTACATCACTGGACACACTCACCAACAGTGGCAACGTTGGGTGCGCGGACCGGCAACTCGGCAGGCTCCGCTCTACAAAGATGACGATAAGGCTCATCTGGACCGCTGCGAGCATTTCCGCGCTGGAGTCAAGTTCCAGATTGGCGATATCGAGATCCTTCCGTTCACGATTCCGCACGATGCAGTCGATCCCGTGGGATTCGTCTTTCGTACCGAAGGTCTAAAAATCGCTATGGCCACCGATTTGGGCTACATGGCAGCGAACATCAAGATGCATCTGCGTGGATGCGATGCCCTGGTTCTTGAATCGAATCATGATCTTGAGATGCTGCGCGGCGGGCCGTACCCCTGGTCGGTGAAGCAGCGGGTCATGTCGCGCGTTGGCCACCTTTCCAACGACTCTCTCGCGGATTTCTTCTGCAACGACTATGATGGAGGAGCAGCATTCCTGGTGTTGGCACATTTGTCGGAGTCGAACAACCATCCCGAACTGGCACTGCAGTCGGCAGAGCGCGCTCTTGGAGGCCGGCTGAATCTGATCCAGAACCGGCTGGTGCTCGCTTCTCAGACAGAACCGATGGAAGCGATTCGTTTTTGATGTCAAAGTGCGTTGATCAGGTAGTAGGCGACATTCTCGCAGGCTGGCGATACGACATCTCTGGCATCGCCTCTGAGATGCGCGGCGACTACGAACAGCACTTCGCCGAATGTGTCCATTGCAGCGCCCGCCAGCGCCTACATCGCACCATTGATATCGGCCTGATCGCAGTGGCGACAGTCTCTGCTGCGCTCTTCCTCATCGCGTTCGGCGCGATCCGCCACTACGATCCAAACCACGCGCATCTGCTGGAGTTCATCGCTTTAGCCGGCTTTGCTTTTTCCAGCCTCGTTTGGCTTATTGTGGCTCTCGCCACACCTGCTCCGGTCGTGATCCAGGATGCCGCCATAATGGGCGCTCGCCGCATTCAAGCAAAACTCCCACCTGAAATACGAGAACGGATTCCCGCCATTGGAAATCGGCAGTAGAAAGAAGCACTCAGCCGTCAGCACTCAGCATTCGGCCGCTCAACTGTTGAGGCCCACCCAAGCGAAGAACAGTGAAATTAACAGTGATTTTTTTAGAAATAACTCCACTGTTACTGGTTTTTCCCAGAGTCATTGGAATTCGTGTTTTGGGAACAGTGAATAACAGCGAATCAGCTGTGAATTTTTTTGTGCACGTCCTTGACGGTGTAGTCACCTTTTTTTAGCCGGGAAGGGCTATCACTGGTTGATCAGCACTTAACATTCAGCCTCTCGAAGTTCCGTGATGCTCGCGCCGTGCAAGTAAGTTGAACGGCTGAATGCTGAGTGCTGGCGGCTGAACGCTCGCAACAAAAAAGCCGTCCATTTTCAGAACGGCTTTTCTTGCTAGCTAGCTTCGACGTCAGTTTCAGAACTTAGCTCTGCGTCTTGTCTGGAGCGGCCTCGCCCTTTCGTCCATGGCGATGATGTCCACGATGCTCTTTCTTCATCTCCTTGAACTTTGCTTGCTGATCCGGAGTTAGCTTCGCCATCATCTGCTCATGAGAGCTCTTGCGCAGCTCTTTGAACTTGGCTTTCTTCTGGTCCGCAGTCAGCGAGGAATCATTCTTGATCGCCTGCGCCTGCTGCTTCATGTTCTCGCGGATGCTCTTCAAGTCGGCTTGCTGCTCAGGAGTCAGGTTCAATTCCTTTGCGAACCTTTCTCCGCGTTCTCCGCGCTTTTCTGATTGGGTTTGAGCCGCGTTGTCACCGCTGGCCGTGCTGGCTGTCTGCGCCAGAGCTGCCATCGGCAGCACCATAGCTCCAGACAGAATGAATGTGAAAAAACGGTTTGACTTCATCGATCACCTCTGTGGGATGAAAACCCATGCGAGACCGGGAAGTTGTGGAAAACCGCGCGACCGGAGCTGGATCTTCTCGCTGCTTTCTATCTTAATTTCAAAGGGTTAAGAACCCTTGAGCGGCAGCTCAGGATCACCTTCTCGAGACCCAAGCAACTGTTTTGAAAACAAAAAATGCCGCCCTCGACGGCGGCATGGAAATGCGGAGATGCTGCTACGGGACCATGTTCAGGATGCTGCTGTCATGGCGGCCAGCTACCTCAAGGCGGGTTTTGGCACGCTCAATCAGACGCAGCGCCTCTTCCTTGTTTGCGTTGGGATCCTTGAGCTGCTCTTCGCCCATCTGGCGCTGACGTTTCGCGCCTTCCACATCGATGTCCGCTGCTTTCTCGGCACGTTCGGCAAGAACCGTGACCTTATCCGGCAAGACCTCGGCAAAGCCCCAATGAAGAGCAAGGCGTTCTATTTTGCCATCCGGGCGGCGATAGTTAAGCTCGCCACTACGCAGTTCGGTAATGAGGGGAGCGTGGCCGGGCAGAATGCCGAGATATCCCGACGTTCCCGGTATCTGCGCTTCGGTGGCTTGCTCGCTTACAAGCAAGCGCTCCGGAGTGACGATTTCGATTTGGAACGTGTCTGCCATGACTACTATGCTGCGGCCTTCATCTTCTGAGCGTCTTCGAGAACCTCGTCGATCGTACCCTTCATGTAGAACGCCTGCTCAGGAACGTCGTCGTGCTTGCCTTCGATGATCTCTTTGAAACTGCGGACCGTGTCCTGAACCTTAACGTAGCGTCCTTTGTAGCCGGTGAACTGCTCGGCTACGTGGAAGGGCTGCGACAAGAACTTCTGGACCTTGCGGGCGCGGGCTACCGTGATCTTGTCGTCTTCCGAAAGCTCGTCGATTCCCAAAATGGCGATAATGTCTTGCAGATCCTTGTAGCGCTGCAGAATCTTCTTCACACCTTGCGCCACGTCGTAATGCTCCTGGCCCACCACACGCGGAGTAAGGATTCGCGATGTAGACGCCAGCGGATCGACTGCCGGATAAATACCTAGCGCGCTCAATGGACGCGAGAGCACGGTGGTTGCATCGAGGTGAGCGAAGGTCGTGGCCGGCGCGGGATCGGTAAGATCGTCAGCGGGCACGTATACAGCCTGCACTGAGGTCACCGAACCCTTTTTGGTAGAGGTGATCCGCTCCTGCAGCTCTCCCATTTCGGTCGCGAGGTTGGGCTGGTACCCCACGGCGGAAGGCATACGTCCTAACAGCGTGGAGACTTCAGATCCTGCCTGCGTGAAGCGGAAGATATTGTCGATGAAGAGCAGCGTGTCCGCGCCCTCTTTGTCGCGGAAGTATTCGGCGACCGTAAGTCCAGTTAGCGCCACGCGCAGACGCGCTCCAGGCGGCTCCGTCATCTGACCGTAAACCAGTGCAGCCTTTGAGGCGCTGCTGTCGCCAGGCTTGATAACGCCCGACTCGCTCATCTCCAGCCAGAGGTCATTGCCCTCGCGAGTACGTTCGCCCACACCAGCGAATACTGAATATCCACCGTGCTGCTTGGCGACGTTGTTGATCAACTCCATGATGACGACGGTCTTGCCGACACCGGCGCCGCCGAACAGTCCGATTTTGCCGCCCTTCAAGAACGGCTGGATCATGTCGATGACCTTGATTCCGGTCTCGAACATCTCTTCTGAAGTCGATTGCTCCTCGAAGCTTGGAGCGGGGCGATGAATGGGCCATCTCTC is a genomic window of Terriglobales bacterium containing:
- a CDS encoding Spy/CpxP family protein refolding chaperone, whose translation is MKSNRFFTFILSGAMVLPMAALAQTASTASGDNAAQTQSEKRGERGERFAKELNLTPEQQADLKSIRENMKQQAQAIKNDSSLTADQKKAKFKELRKSSHEQMMAKLTPDQQAKFKEMKKEHRGHHRHGRKGEAAPDKTQS
- the atpD gene encoding F0F1 ATP synthase subunit beta, which gives rise to MAQNIGKVIKISGPAVDIQFEEAKMPPIYQALRITSEGFNVPEPVSIIVEVQQHLGEGRVRCVAMEATEGMVRGMKAIDLGGPISVPVGKATLGRVINVIGEPVDKLGPLNATERWPIHRPAPSFEEQSTSEEMFETGIKVIDMIQPFLKGGKIGLFGGAGVGKTVVIMELINNVAKQHGGYSVFAGVGERTREGNDLWLEMSESGVIKPGDSSASKAALVYGQMTEPPGARLRVALTGLTVAEYFRDKEGADTLLFIDNIFRFTQAGSEVSTLLGRMPSAVGYQPNLATEMGELQERITSTKKGSVTSVQAVYVPADDLTDPAPATTFAHLDATTVLSRPLSALGIYPAVDPLASTSRILTPRVVGQEHYDVAQGVKKILQRYKDLQDIIAILGIDELSEDDKITVARARKVQKFLSQPFHVAEQFTGYKGRYVKVQDTVRSFKEIIEGKHDDVPEQAFYMKGTIDEVLEDAQKMKAAA
- a CDS encoding 3-hydroxybutyryl-CoA dehydrogenase; translation: MEIRKVGVIGAGTMGNGIAHVLARSGYDVVLCEMAQQYLDRGLATIRKNLEREVAKNKISAEDSAAAVARIRGVVDRTALSECDFVIEAATEKFEVKSEIFRDIDRICQPEIVLASNTSSISITKIAALTRRPDKVIGMHFFNPVPIMKLVEVIRGLATSDEAYQLTKQLAEKLDKTPVEVNDAPGFVSNRVLMPLLNEAMYSVMEGVATPQAVDEVFKLGMAHPMGPLTLADFIGLDVCLDIMRVLHEGLGDPKYRPCPLLVKMVDAGWLGKKSGRGFYRY
- a CDS encoding MBL fold metallo-hydrolase, producing the protein MQEERAATRIITRASTGFSTILRSMVRMTVLASGSRGNTAVLSSSGTSILIDAGISCRETLRRMHRAGEDPSKLSAIVITHEHQDHISGLAVLARRLKIPVYITGHTHQQWQRWVRGPATRQAPLYKDDDKAHLDRCEHFRAGVKFQIGDIEILPFTIPHDAVDPVGFVFRTEGLKIAMATDLGYMAANIKMHLRGCDALVLESNHDLEMLRGGPYPWSVKQRVMSRVGHLSNDSLADFFCNDYDGGAAFLVLAHLSESNNHPELALQSAERALGGRLNLIQNRLVLASQTEPMEAIRF
- the atpC gene encoding ATP synthase F1 subunit epsilon, with protein sequence MADTFQIEIVTPERLLVSEQATEAQIPGTSGYLGILPGHAPLITELRSGELNYRRPDGKIERLALHWGFAEVLPDKVTVLAERAEKAADIDVEGAKRQRQMGEEQLKDPNANKEEALRLIERAKTRLEVAGRHDSSILNMVP